The Pithys albifrons albifrons isolate INPA30051 chromosome 1, PitAlb_v1, whole genome shotgun sequence genome contains the following window.
CTTCCAGCCACCACGTGCGGTCAGGGGAGTATTGAGTTTCTGCCCCTCCACCCCTTGCTTCCTGGCCTTCCTGCACCCTTACTCACAGGCAAGAAGGGCATCGCTGCTCGCTGGGCAGCAGCCAGGGAACTGTGTGAGGCCCTGGGAATAGCAGGCACCCTGCTAAGAGGAGCTGACTTGTGGCGAGGGGGCCTTGCAGGAGCAAAACTGGGAGCTCCTTCTGCTGTACCCCCTGTCACTGCCACCCTACAGCTGGGGAATGGCCTGTGTAATagttctccctcctgccctgctccccttgCAGCAGTTCCTGTAGCAGCGGCCATGGCCAGCGGCGGAGACTCGGACAGCGAGCAGGCGGTgccggaggaggaggaggaggacgagggcCAGGACGTGAAGGCGGTGCAGGCGCATTACCTGCGCAGCCCCTCGCCCAGCCGGTGAGCACAGCACCACTGCCCAGCCCCCCGGAGCACGGGGGGAGCTCCCCgtccccttcctcttcctctttctcttccccttccccttccacttccctttccctccttttccactgccccaccttcccttcccgcctCTCCCACCGCCCCACTCTGCACAGGAGGGGCTTGGtgtgccagcagggagggagcctCGGAGACAGGACTGAGTTAATCCATCCCACCGAGAGGGATGTGCACACATGGGGATAAATTGCAGTGAGGATTGCTGTAAGGTGGTATCATCCCTCTTCCCTATCTCACCCCCTCATATCCATCCACATGCTGAAACTTCTGATCCAATTTCAACTCTTCCCAAATTCAGGCTTGTCTTTCTGCCCATTATAAGGACTTGTTGATTTTCTTATTCTGATATAAGGCTTTCCTGGCACCAGAAAGACTGAGGGTCTTTGGATTTGGGCTCAATTCAGAGCCTACTGCAGCAACAGGCTTCAGGCACTGAACAGGAGGCTGTCACAGCACAAGCAGAAATTGAGTTACCTCAAGCAAAACAAGCATGATTAGATGTGTTTTCTCCTAATACAAGGAAAAATACATCCCTTTGTACTctttttctaaagcaaaatGCTCTGCAGGGCTTTCTGTACCCTTTGAGATGCTTTAGCTGAAAGCAAGGAGTAGGGATTGAGTTTGAAAAGAACCTGCCCCAGTGACCCAGAACAAGTAGGAGATTATGAAATGTTTCCTGTTAACTGTAGGACACTGCATAAAATTTAAGACAGAGCGCTTATTTCATTTAACTACACATGTTTCAGAATTGATGAGGAAGATCAGAGCTCACATAAAGTAAAATTATGTATTGAACTTGGTAAATCCCTCTCCTTCATCTCATCATTCcctcaaaatggacagaaaCATCTCTCCAGTTTatttcccttgccttgccttgccttcccttttccttttttcctccctttttcctgtCTGTCCATGACAAAAGCAGTGATGAAAATGGAAAGATCCTTCTCAGCCAGAAGGAGGCCCTTGAAGCCTCCAGGCTTGGTTGATTCTGGACCTGTGTGTTTCATGGATGCTCAGGGCAGCCACAGGTAAAATGTGTTGAGGCTGTGGTGGCAGATTATTACCAACTGTTATCTTTTTATTGAGCTTGGAGACAACCTCTGCAGCAAAAGGAATTGAAGGCAGGGCATAGCTGCAAATTTTTTGCCAGCTCCTGTAAATGAGACTGAGACTCCCCTTGTTCATCTCATAAACTCCTTTGAAGAACTAGAAAAGAATTACTTTCGGTCACGGTTGACAAGTGTTGGAACTCAACTAAATGACCCAGATGAGCCTGTTAAGTGGTTTCTGATGGCTGTGCCCTCTGTTTTGATTCTGGAGCATGAAAGCAGTTCAGCTCTCCAGACATTGCTGCACCCTGATTGCATATTAATCACTCTCCCTCTTCTgctttaattaaacaaaaacaaactgtGTTGCAAGTACTGCAAGCCTGCATTGCCAGAGAGCTTCTGTGATGGCAGCAAACTTGTCCTAGTGATCTGTACCATCTGTTTGGAAGGAAGTGTAGATGGTGTAGATCAGGGAAAAAgctctgtaaaatattttgttaagaTGGTCTAAATGAGAGAAGATTTGCTTGGATTGCACAGGTGGACCCAGATGGaaatacatttgttttcaaGATTGCAGCCCTTTTTACTCAACAAAAACTCAAGTGAATCACACTGTGTGCCAAAGAACTGCCTTCAAAGGTGTTTGTGGGTGTCATAGTGGTTTCTGACCTGGAGTTAGACAACACTGAGATGACCTCAGTTCATTAGAGTGTGCtgctaataacaccaagctCATGGGTTTGATCCTTGTacaggccattcacttaagagttggactcaatgatccttgtgggtcccttccaactcagaatattctgtgaaatctgtgaaaCACTGTGTGAGTGGAGAGACTGACCACAGAGTCATGCTGTGCAGTGACCAGTGGACTGTGGGAGAGTCACGGGCTTCGATCTCAGTGCTTGTCTTGCAGCTTGTGGTAACTCAGAGGATGCTTGCAGGAAATTAGCTGGcagaaagaaaacccaacatTCTGGTGTAATCTGTTTTGAATTGTTCAATAAATTCTAGTTAGAATGATGTTTTTGTTTAAGTGAGAGATACTTGTGACATTGGTTTTTGTGATCCATTCCCCTCCCAATCTCAATTCAAACACTGATCTTCTCTACCCAAAAAACTTCTCCAACAGCCAGTTGTTTTGCACTCCCAGTCCACTGAAGCTCCTCCCCATGGGACCTGTCCATGTCCTGCAAACACTGGATACCAAGGCATGTTTAAAGCCTGTAGTGCCATGCTGGAGAGCAGGGTGGGAATGAGGGGTGGGAGAAGAGCTGGGGCTTCCCTTCTACAATCAAAGGATCCTCACTGCTCCAGTTGCCTGCTGCTCCCCTCTGGAATGGCTGCAAAGGACTAAAGTGCTGGGGATGGGATCCCAGTGGAGACATTTGCCTAACAGGCAGTGTGGTTGGTTGGCAGGTACTCAGTGATTTCGGACACTAATACAGAGAGCATCTTCATGGAGCCAATCCATCTGTCATCTGCTGTGGCTGCCAAACAAATAATCAGTGAAGGTAAGAGGAGGAAGGGTAAAAGAACTATGTAAGTAATAGAGACCTGACTTgcacttgttttgcttttgtcatCCAGAGATCCTAAAATGACAAAAACGCCTTTATGAGAAAACTCCATCTGAGGTAGAGGTGAAAATCATGAAGAAATAACAATTTACAGAAAGGTTTGGTGCCTTTCTTTGAAGTTGTGCAATGAATCTGTGGCAGAATTATGTACCACAGTGGTGAATGTAGTTTCAGTGCTTGTTGCTCGCTGCAACAAACTGaattagaatagaatagaatggaGTATTTCAGTTGTAAGGGACATACAACAATCATCTGAGTTCAACTATCTAACCAAAAGTTAGAGCATATTATTAAGGACATTGTGCTACtcctcttaaacactgacagggatggggcatcaaCCACCTATCtagacagcctgttccagtggtTTGACCTccctctcagtgaagaaatgcCTCCCAATGTCCGGTCTTAACCTCCCCAGTACACCTTTGAACTGTTCTCACATGTCTGATCACTGGATACCAGGAAGAAGAgctcagcagctccctctcctcttcccctcttcAGGGAGGTGCAGAGAGCAGCTGCATCCTTCTGGGGCTGGGATAAGGGTGCCCTTAACCCACAGGCCTTTGGCCAGTGTGGGTCTCTGGATGGAGAGCACAGTGCAATATGCTCTTCCCCTAagcatgcacatgcacacattgCCAACAGAACGATgcttctggggaaaaaaggaagtcaCAAGGCTTGTCCCAGGCACAAGTAATGACAGGCCATTGTTTTCACATGCTTGTAGTTACAATGTCAGTTTATTCCAGAACTGAAGACAAAGGACATCAGGGTGGGTTCAGTGTGTCCAGGGATGTTGGAGTCTGCGCAGCAGCTGATGGTGGAAGACCTGTACAACCGAGTTAAGGAAAAGATTGATGACACCAGCTTGTTTAACACGCCGTGTGTGATGGACTTGCAGAGGGCACTTGtgaaggacaggctggagaCCCCCAGGGATGCTGTGGATGAAGTCTGGCCTAATGTCTTCATAGCAGAAAAGTGAGTGTTGGCTTTTGCCATCAGATTGTATGAGATTCCCAGTGAAGGGTCAAATGGAACCACAGAAAGCATAACATGTATTACATGCATCTAATACCTTTCATCCCTAGAGAGCCCCAAAGTGTTTTTCAGACTGTGCTCATAGAATTCTCTATACACTGAAAAGTAAACACTTCTGGAATAGAATCAGCAGCTTTCCTATGCTATTTTGATGCTTCAGCAatttaggaaaggaaaaggcaaatgaGCCCAAATTCCACTGTTCTGATTGGAATTTGGCTCTGAAATTGGAACTAAAGTCTTTGTTATGTAAAAGagagttaaaaaagaaacaccatAGCAAGTGTCAGGTGGAGATGGTTTGGTCTTCTGTACCAGGCTTCAGCTGTCCAAGACACCGGTGTAAGTGACCAGACAGAATCAGAAGGGAATATAGTATAAAGCATCAGCTACGGAGTGATAAAAATTGATAAATAAGTACAGAGCCTGAACCTAGGATGGCAGGCTGGAGTGGACATGGAGCATGTGGCTCTACAGGTGAATGCaggtttctcattttctttttccactgagTATCGGAAAGAAATACCTGTAGAACTCTCCAAGCATATCAAGGTCTGAGTGGAGCCACATACTGAGTGAGTAACACGGACTGGGGGTTCTGTAGACCTTGTAGCAGACAGCTCCTCTCCTACCCCACACAGGAGCACTGGTATCTCAcatctttttccctctctgcagaAGTGTTGCAGTGAACAAAAGCCGCCTGAAGAGGCTGGGGATCACACATGTCCTGAATGCAGCTCATGGTACAGGTGTATACACAGGACCAGGTTTCTACAACGGCCTCAACATCCAGTACCTGGGCATTGAAGTGGATGATTTCCCAGATATGGATATCTCCAAACACTTCCGCCCAGCTGCAGAGTTCCTGGACGAAGCTCTGCTGACTTACAGGGGTAAGGGGAGAAGATGACAGTGGTTCCAAAATGCTGGGGAATTCATGGGTGGAAGTGCTGCTCTGATAAAGAGCTGATGCCACGGTTGCAATGGGGTAGAAGGGAGAGCCTTCCTTCTCCGCATGCAGCAACAATGACAACTTCTTCCCATTTCTGCCATGCCTCATTCAAAACAGAAGGGAGCAAACCAgcaagaggaggagggagcccAACAGCCCCTGCCACAAGCCCTGTGTCTTCAGACTCAAAGTGGCTGCAAGTcatctccctcagctgctctgaaaGAACCCTATTGTAGCAAAGAGTAGAAGCTCTCCttcaatgtgtatttttaaaatattgatataatactatatatatagttatattCCTGTACCCTGCAAGTTTAGTTTTGCCATGATGCAAAAAACAGGCTGATTTACTACAACAATCCAAATGGCTGAGCTGAACCTCTGGGTGTCTACACCAGGCTACAGTCTAATTTGCTGGACTCCAATTCCATGGCAACTGTTATTCCGTGCACCTCCAGTGCACACTGGTCATTTTGTTGCAGCTTCAGTGGACagatagaaatatatttatacagttCAATATGGAAAAAACCACCGCAATCAGTTGTATCACTGATACTCTTTATATATGTAggtaattaatttaattattgtAGAGAAACAAGGGATTATCTCCTAGCAGAAGTGACAATAAGAAAAGCTTTCTAGGTATGCAAGGAAAGTTGAGCCAATTTTAATAGCTCAACACCATGAGGAGGGACACTACCTGTCTCTGCTCTCCTCCCAATTCCCATGACTACCATTGGCATAGTCCAGGTGCTTCCCGCTGCCGGCATTCATCGACCCTTGAACTCACTAACGCAGCAAACGTGACAGCCCAGCAGGTAAGAGATGGTTTTTCCCTGGGCTAGTGACCTGAACGGGCTCGTTAAAGGGCCGGGAGCAGAGTAGCACAGGAAAGGTTGCACCGAGGCAGAGGAGCCttgaaaggaaagagaggaagatcTCCCTCTTTTGGTGAGCGGGTAGATTGGCTTTGCTGGCTGGTAAAACTCTTGTGAGCAACCAAGACTTCTGATGCTAAGGAAGCTGTAAAAGACGTTTCAGGACTGCAGGAAGAGGTTCATTAGGCAAACACTTGGGGTAACATAGCGGTCAGAAAGGTGGCATTTAAAGTGGCTTCATTAAGTTTCAGTGCAAACAGTTTGATTGAACTGGAGTTTATCACACATTCAGAAACAGTCATTTCAGTTATTTGCAAGCTAGCAAAGCCTCATTTACACTCTTCGTATTTCCAAGCTTTTGTTTAGCTGTAATTTGTtataaaagtaatatttttctgtggCAAAATGTGGGTTTCTGCAGGAGGCAGTAAATGCCATAAAATAAAGCAGATCCTCAGTTCTGATTCTTGCTCTTACAGTCACTGTTAGGACAGTGGGTCCCAGTAGTCTGAAGCAGCTGTATCAGTTTGTCAAACTCAGCTCTTTTCCGCTAATTGCTTGGCTCTCCTCTTCTAAAATATATATGACTTTGGCCTCCTACATGTAACCATTTGAGGGTACCCTGCAAAACTGATCTGGATTCTGGCTAAAACACAATCAAATTAATACAAAATTGTACTTAAGCCCTATAATGTGCCTTATAAAAAACTAAGTCATTCCCAATACCTTCCTGGGGCTAATGCCAATATCTCCCTTTTTGCATATTGAGAAAGAAGCATGGAAGGCTTTACTGTCTGACCCTATGTCAGGCAGCAAGTCAAGAATACTGTATCACTTGACTTTCTGATACCTATTATAAGCTTGTTGACTATCTGAGTAAGTGAAGTGTGCAggcaaaaatacaaatattatttAGATTGTTTTGAAATGTGCCTGCCCAGAGCTTTGCAAACTAATGTGacttttattcatattttattaAGGTAAAGCTATCAAATATTTAGTATTGGTTTTAGTCACTCAAACATATAATCTGTCTAATTTTAACACTATCCAGAGAATGCTTTTGTGCTACACATCAAAGCATACACGCTACATATCTGTGACTGGAAATAGCTAATTACTTTATATTCCATATCCGTAGGCAGAGTCCTTGTCAGCAGTGAAATGGGGATCAGTCGCTCGGCGGTGCTGGTGGCTGCCTACCTGATGATCTACCACCACATGACCATTTCGGAGGCTCTGATGACTCTGAGGAAGAAACGTGCCATTTACCCCAACGATGGCTTCCTGAAACAGCTGCGGGAGCTCAAcgagcagctgctggaggaacGGGAGTTGGAGCACTCTGGAGATGAGGAATTGACTCCCAGTCAAAGTCCTGCTGCCCATGCAGGGTCTTCTTCCCGGCTGTCTGGAGCTGGGGACTCAGAAAGCGTTGTGGGAGCCCGAGCCCACTCCATCACAGTTGAAGAGGAGGATACCAGCAGCATGCTGGGTAGTTTTATGAGCTCTTCATCAGTATCAAAAACTAGCTGGGTTTCCAAACGCTCCACCCTGATCAGCGAGGAGGAAGAGGAACAGTTGTATGAGGAATGGAGGAGGAAACAAGGCCTATCTGCAAAGGAACCAGGAGTTACCCATGAAAGAAGAACATCTCCAAAGCATCTGGATCAGGAAGAGGAACAGTCTGATGAGAATGTGGAACAGAGGATCCATGACTGGCAGCGCAGAAATGAGAAATACCAAATGCAGGGTACAATCAGGGAGGAGGATGGCGATTCCAGCATGGGAGGAAGGCCTTACCCACCAGGTGAATTCAGTGATGTCGAGAGCATGAGCAGTTTTGAGATCCGAACCCTGaaaaagcagctggaagccagcagcttcagcaggatgaggaggagTCGCACAGACTCCATGTCTTCTGAGAGCACTTGGGACATGTGGAATCAGAGGCTTCTGGAGATAGAGAAAGAAGCTGCTCAGAGATATCATTCTAAGAATAAAAATTGTGGGGAAATGGGAAGAAAGGAGAGGGATGTGGATGAGGAGAGCGTGTTTTCAGACAGTAGCTCCTTCTACAATTTCTGCCAAAAGAACAAAGACAAGTTGACTCCTCTAGAAAGGTGGAAGGTCAAGCGGATCCAGTTTGGCTTTCACAAGAAGGATTTAGAACCATCATCAtcacctgcagcacctccagcagAAGATGGCAGCCAGGCAGATGGGGAGGGAACAGAAGAGAAGAATTTGTCAGATATTGATTTGACTGCTTACCAGGCTTGGAAAATGAAGCGACAGAAGAAGGTGGGAAGTGAAAGCAGCAAGGAGGAATTTCTGGAATTTGCCAAAACTGAGGATTCTGCTTCAGCTAAAAAGAAGCAGAGGCGTGTAGAGCTCCTTGAGCGTTCGAAGAAAATCTTAGAGGAAAGCCAGTCCATGTGCAGCTGGGAGACAGACAGTACAGTGAGTGGGAGTATCCCCCTGTCAGCTTTCTGGGCCTCAGCACCTTCTGCAAGTGGTGCTGACGATGCAGCTTCTGCCCTGAGCATGCAGACAAATCACTCATCCCTATCACAgaccaggagcagcacaggagcaatGCAGCCTCAGATGCCAAGTATACCCCTTCCCAATCTCCCAGTTGGCCCAGGTGACACAATCTCCATGGCAAGCATTCAGAACTGGATCGCTAACGTGGTCAGTGAAACCATTGCTCAAAAGCAGAATGAGATCATGATGCTGTCCCGTCCATCGTCTGCGATGGCCTCCCTGTCAGGGGACCTTGGCAGGCGAGGGGACGATGACAAGGTTTCTCTGCTCAGTGCTCAGAGTGGCTTATCTCTCACTGCCTCCCAGCTGCGCCAGCAGGACTTGCGCAGGGCCGAGTCTCAGTCTGTCCTGTCCTGCAGTACCTCCCTGAGCACAAGGACAGAAGGGACGACTTCAAACACGAAGACAACACAGACCAGCAAGCCACTGTACAGCCTCTTTGCTGATGATGTCGACCTGAAGAAActcaggaggaaggagaaggagatgcaaatggaaatgagagaaaaaatgtCAGATTATCAAGTTGAAAAGGTGATCAGAGATAATAAACGCAgcactttatttaaaaagaaggtgaccaaaggagaggaaaatgaaagagaagatAATAGAGAGAGTGCAACAAACAGCCACAGGTGCCCCTTGCAAGCAGATTTTGATAGATCTGGTACAGTCTTTGATCTGTCTGGTCAACCTGCCAACTCAGGTCCCCTGGAGTCAGAAATAGACACTGATATTACCAAGTGGCTCCGTGGcctgaaagcagaaagagaacCACCATCTTATGAGGAAACTGAGAAAGCTAGAGAGAAATACAGCAGATCATCCAAAGTTAGACAGATGGATTCTGAAACATCCAGTTACAGATTCTCCAGATCCCAAAGAGAAGAACTGGACAGCTGTTCTTCCTATGAGTCAAAAGGAGATTCACTGAGAACCATGTCAagattttcctctgcttctgcaaaacaggacaaaaagatGTATAAGTTCACAAGGTCAAGGGTCAGTGAGACAAGTTCCAGAGAaaacagcccagagctgcatgTTTTCAGCCAATCACCTGAACCACCCTGTGATTCTGAATCCCCTGAATCATCTACACAGAGCCGAGTGAGGTCTCATCATGTGGAGGCATGTGAAGAGGAGGCCAGGTCAGACGTGTCAGAATTTGGAGCAAAGAGAAAGTTCACCCAGAGCTTTTCCAAGTCTGAAGAGGATGGAAAGAAGGAGGCAAAAGTGGAGCAAAGTGAAGAAAGGTTTGCATCTAGACAGTTCTCTGCGTACAGGCGAAGCACACgtaaagaagaggaagaagagatggATGATGATGCCATTATTGCTGCTTGGAGAAGCCGACTAGAAGAAACTACAGCAAAGCTCCAGCGGAGAAGGGAAGAGTGACCAAGATCAGACTACAGTAACACAAGCAGAGCCAGAGGCCCTGAAATTCTCACTCATCATTATATTTTTGATAATCCTTTGTGGTTTGTAGGGCATTTCCTGCAGATAGTTCTCTTCTTAATCAAAAGCGATAAAGGGAAGAGGTCAAGTTCTGCAAGTGTTTGTGGCTTGTCAGAAAGAAGATGCTAGAATTAAATGATCAATGTAGGTAGGAACATAATGTTAGAAGCCATTAGAAGCCAGACAATGtttcagcagcaaaagcaaGTAACGGTGGCACCTCAAGTCAAAAGACCAATCACATCCCATTTTGGTTATTTCAGTTTCCTAGTTTTGTTAAAAACTGGACATATTTTTTTCTAGGATCTTTTTGATCATAAATGGAAGAAGCCAACAACCTTTTCTAGGAACTTGAAGAATGTTTCTCTCTTAATCAGTTTCACTTTATACTGCTGAGAAGATATTACCAGGTAGGCTCCATTTTCTGCACCAGCCTTACGAATGTTACAGAAATAAGACAGTTCAGGGGAGTACACATTCAGTTTTACTTTGCTAAGTAGCAGAAGCAAAGTGAAATATTCGAAAAAAGAAGATGCCTTCTTTTTAGAAGTTCAATGCAGTAATGAATGTATTCCTGTGGTaccattttttctgtttctgttttctattAGATGGAGTCATCTCTGCTCCAGTATGGTTGGTTCCTACTAATAACTTTGGGTCgacaaaggaaaaatgcagtaaTATTAACAACCATCTAAAAATCATGTTTTGATGCAGTTAAAGAGATggagttagggttaggattagtgTTAGGCTAGGCTCAATATCAACCTCACTTTGGTTTACGTATGCAGCTCAGCTAAGTCTTGCTCTTGTTATGGCCAGATTGTCATGTATTAATTTTCAATGTGATTGCCTTAAAAGAGAAGAGTGATACACAAACTGACCTCATAATAAAATTGTGTATATGTAGAGTGTGGGTATAAGGCACCATGCACAAGGACAAACTGTGTGTCTGTGAGGGGGGACCTGGAAGTTTGATTTAGGGGGTGGTAGGTTTAGTTGGCACGTTACAGTCAGTGCGTATAACAAGCCACAGGGTACACTTtccagagggagaggaagaagtgCAGTCTCCATGTTAACTGAGTGCACCAGTTTAAGAGCCACAGGTCTTTCCATGCCCTGCAAAGCCTGGTGAGCCTGTGGGAGACAATCCCCCAGGTCTGTCACAGCATCACTGGTGTGGCTTGTATGACGTCGTGTCTTTGACGCACCAAAGCACCCAACTCTGTCACCAGCCAACATCCTCCACCTCTCTCCTATAAACACACAGGCCGGTTTCTACTGACTTTGACTCTGGAATTATCTGTTCCCTCCTCTGTacagcctgtattttgaaacaaCAAAGccctctggcagagctgaatATAAAATGACAATGGAGGGATGATGCAGTAGTCCTCTCTCAcaggaagtttttctttttcttgtaatCTCTTCTCCCTCCCACTGTGATGCTTAGAGCTCACTATTACTATTATGCTAGAACCTCTCCCTATTTTAATTGTCTAATATAGACAGCAAGCTCCACAGGGCAAGGGCCTGCTCTTTGTCCCTGCCTGTATGACGCTACGCACATCAGCAACGCTATCTAAATAATGGTTACTGATAACAAAATGCAGCTGGCAATTTTCCTAAACTTAGAATCATTTCTCTCAACTATAACTCACTGATTAGACATTATCCCTGCTTCTCTGAAGATAAAGATGATTCTTTCTGACAGCCAGGACTGGGGTAAATGATAGCTACTTATTGTCAGGTGAATGGAGTCTCAAAATCAGGTGATTGAACAGTAACAGTTgtagaaaaataagagaaagaacATATTTTACTGGTGTGGTTGCTTTTGgtggttattttttttgtaGTAAACTCAGATTACATTTTTGAAGTGCATAAGAAGCACAGTCTTGTGAATGTTTCAGACATGCAGAGGTGCTCTAAGGTTTATAATGCGCTTCTAGTACAATATAATATCTAATACAATGCATCCCTTGTTTCTCCATGCCTCTGTgagttgttattttttaaagtagtgGAACTCCAGGCCTTGATCCACATTCTGGGAGTTTATATTGAATTTCTGCAATTGGTGTTAGCACAGAcattttcctctccatccctggtAAAGTTGCTCTGtggaaaacagctctgcatAGACATATTTGGATGTTGCTTTCATTTCAGCCTAGAAAAGGTCTTAAATTTCGATGGATCAAAGTGGAAGTGTGCAATACCTTCTGGCACTGAATTTACTTTTTTATCAAAGGCTGATTCCCTGTGAAAAATCCctgtccctctctctccttgtgCCTGGCTGTTCCCCACAGCCAGCCTGTCCTCTGCAGGACTGTAGGTGGCATCTCGCGCTGTAAAAGACGAGCAGTAGATGATGCAGTAATTGGTTTCATTTTGCACTGTACAGCACTGCCTTTGTTTGGGCAGCATTTTGATTTAAACACTAATCTAGGTCTGCTGCACAGATAAATTATTCAAGACCGAGGGGCAGAATATGGTTCTATAACAAGTCTGAGCCAAACCGTCCTGATAGTGAGTTTTGACCCTTGAGAGAAAGGGTTAAGTGGGTTCTGCTGACTCATTGAGGTAGGTGGCTTATTAGTTCACTTGTGTAAAAGGGAGATAAAAATGGTTTGCTGGGGAGAGGCCATCTAAGATGCTGGCTGAGCAGTCATGAGGGAGAAGCCTTAGAAATAGctgaactttattttcttattgcTTATATCCTTGTTAATAAAGCCAAACCCCCAAAGCAATAAGGGGGTGGGGATCATTTTGGACTCCATGCAGTGTACAGCCAGTGCTTGAAAGCAAGATGGGAAAGGCTCCAGCTCACAGGTATAAATTACATGAAACAGTGACATAAAGACCTTGCATGGTGAAAATATTAAAGCATTCAGTCATAAGACCAATAAccaggagagacagaaatggaGAGGTTGAAAGCAGGCTAGAAAGTCAGGTTTTAAGATGAGAATTTAGGAGGAGATAAGGAATTGCGGAAAGGGGAGAGGTCTGCACGATTGTTTCAGGTGACCAG
Protein-coding sequences here:
- the STYXL2 gene encoding serine/threonine/tyrosine-interacting-like protein 2 codes for the protein MASGGDSDSEQAVPEEEEEDEGQDVKAVQAHYLRSPSPSRYSVISDTNTESIFMEPIHLSSAVAAKQIISEELKTKDIRVGSVCPGMLESAQQLMVEDLYNRVKEKIDDTSLFNTPCVMDLQRALVKDRLETPRDAVDEVWPNVFIAEKSVAVNKSRLKRLGITHVLNAAHGTGVYTGPGFYNGLNIQYLGIEVDDFPDMDISKHFRPAAEFLDEALLTYRGRVLVSSEMGISRSAVLVAAYLMIYHHMTISEALMTLRKKRAIYPNDGFLKQLRELNEQLLEERDQSPAAHAGSSSRLSGAGDSESVVGARAHSITVEEEDTSSMLGSFMSSSSVSKTSWVSKRSTLISEEEEEQLYEEWRRKQGLSAKEPGVTHERRTSPKHLDQEEEQSDENVEQRIHDWQRRNEKYQMQGTIREEDGDSSMGGRPYPPGEFSDVESMSSFEIRTLKKQLEASSFSRMRRSRTDSMSSESTWDMWNQRLLEIEKEAAQRYHSKNKNCGEMGRKERDVDEESVFSDSSSFYNFCQKNKDKLTPLERWKVKRIQFGFHKKDLEPSSSPAAPPAEDGSQADGEGTEEKNLSDIDLTAYQAWKMKRQKKVGSESSKEEFLEFAKTEDSASAKKKQRRVELLERSKKILEESQSMCSWETDSTVSGSIPLSAFWASAPSASGADDAASALSMQTNHSSLSQTRSSTGAMQPQMPSIPLPNLPVGPGDTISMASIQNWIANVVSETIAQKQNEIMMLSRPSSAMASLSGDLGRRGDDDKVSLLSAQSGLSLTASQLRQQDLRRAESQSVLSCSTSLSTRTEGTTSNTKTTQTSKPLYSLFADDVDLKKLRRKEKEMQMEMREKMSDYQVEKVIRDNKRSTLFKKKVTKGEENEREDNRESATNSHRCPLQADFDRSGTVFDLSGQPANSGPLESEIDTDITKWLRGLKAEREPPSYEETEKAREKYSRSSKVRQMDSETSSYRFSRSQREELDSCSSYESKGDSLRTMSRFSSASAKQDKKMYKFTRSRVSETSSRENSPELHVFSQSPEPPCDSESPESSTQSRVRSHHVEACEEEARSDVSEFGAKRKFTQSFSKSEEDGKKEAKVEQSEERFASRQFSAYRRSTRKEEEEEMDDDAIIAAWRSRLEETTAKLQRRREE